Proteins from a genomic interval of Staphylococcus debuckii:
- the rpsL gene encoding 30S ribosomal protein S12, with translation MPTINQLVRKPRKSKAKKSDSPALNKGFNSMKKQFTDLNSPQKRGVCTRVGTMTPKKPNSALRKYARVRLSNNIEINAYIPGIGHNLQEHSVVLVRGGRVKDLPGVRYHIVRGALDTSGVEGRMQSRSLYGTKRPKK, from the coding sequence ATGCCAACTATTAACCAATTAGTGCGCAAACCTAGAAAAAGCAAAGCGAAGAAATCAGATTCACCTGCTTTGAACAAAGGTTTCAATAGTATGAAAAAACAATTTACTGACTTGAACTCACCACAAAAACGTGGCGTATGTACTCGTGTTGGTACAATGACACCTAAAAAACCTAACTCAGCATTACGTAAATATGCTCGTGTTCGTTTGTCAAACAACATCGAAATCAACGCATATATCCCTGGTATCGGCCATAACTTGCAAGAACACAGTGTTGTACTTGTACGTGGAGGTCGTGTAAAAGACTTACCTGGTGTGCGTTACCATATCGTTCGTGGTGCACTTGATACTTCAGGTGTTGAAGGTCGTATGCAAAGCCGTTCATTATACGGTACAAAACGTCCTAAAAAATAA
- a CDS encoding ribosomal L7Ae/L30e/S12e/Gadd45 family protein: MSNEKVARFNKHHSVVGLRETLKALDKNQVTSLIIAQDVEVYLLSDVLSKINHSEMPVSFFESKKALGKYAGINVDAAVVALLK, encoded by the coding sequence ATGTCTAATGAAAAAGTTGCACGCTTTAACAAACACCATAGTGTTGTTGGTTTAAGAGAGACGCTCAAAGCGCTCGATAAAAACCAAGTTACATCATTGATTATTGCTCAAGACGTTGAAGTCTATTTGCTTTCAGACGTATTAAGTAAGATCAATCATAGCGAAATGCCTGTTTCTTTTTTCGAAAGTAAGAAAGCTTTAGGAAAATATGCAGGTATCAACGTAGATGCAGCTGTTGTTGCTCTATTGAAATGA
- a CDS encoding glycine C-acetyltransferase, with product MVQSLHSFLDENIQYLKDNGLYNEIDTVEGANGPEITIDGKRYINLSSNNYLGLATNEDLKQVAKDAVDKYGVGAGAVRSINGTLDIHDELEQTLAEFKGTEAAIAYQSGFNCNMAAISAVMNKNDAILSDELNHASIIDGCRLSKAKIIRVNHSDMDDLRKKAKEAVESGQYNKVMYITDGVFSMDGDVAKLPEIVEIAEEYGLITYVDDAHGSGVMGKGAGTVKHFGLQDKIDFQIGTLSKAIGVVGGYVAGTQELIDWLKVQSRPFLFSTSLTPESSAAIIAAVRKLMNSTELHDKLWDNANYLKEGLKKLGYDIGASETPITPVIIGDEKKTQEFSKRLKDEGVYVKSIAFPTVPRGTGRVRNMPTAAHTKEMLDEALNAYEKVGKELGVI from the coding sequence ATGGTGCAATCATTACACAGTTTTCTTGATGAAAACATTCAATACTTAAAAGATAATGGTCTTTATAATGAAATCGATACAGTTGAAGGGGCGAATGGGCCGGAAATTACAATTGATGGTAAACGTTATATCAACTTATCTTCTAATAACTACTTAGGATTGGCAACGAATGAGGACTTGAAACAAGTTGCGAAAGACGCAGTAGACAAATATGGTGTCGGCGCAGGGGCTGTGCGTTCGATCAATGGTACGTTAGACATCCATGATGAATTAGAACAAACCTTAGCAGAATTCAAAGGCACAGAAGCTGCCATTGCATACCAATCAGGCTTTAACTGTAACATGGCAGCTATTTCAGCGGTAATGAATAAAAATGATGCGATTTTATCAGATGAATTGAATCACGCTTCAATTATTGATGGTTGCCGTTTGTCTAAAGCTAAAATTATTCGTGTTAATCACTCTGATATGGATGACTTACGAAAAAAAGCAAAAGAAGCAGTAGAATCAGGTCAATATAATAAAGTAATGTATATCACAGACGGTGTCTTCAGTATGGATGGCGATGTTGCAAAATTACCTGAAATCGTTGAAATCGCAGAAGAATACGGCTTGATTACTTATGTTGATGACGCACATGGATCAGGAGTGATGGGTAAAGGCGCAGGTACCGTAAAACATTTCGGCTTACAAGATAAAATCGACTTCCAAATCGGTACATTATCTAAAGCTATAGGGGTAGTAGGCGGTTATGTCGCAGGTACTCAAGAATTAATCGACTGGTTGAAAGTGCAATCACGTCCATTCCTATTCTCAACTTCATTAACACCAGAATCTTCAGCAGCGATTATTGCAGCCGTAAGAAAGTTAATGAACTCTACTGAATTACATGATAAATTATGGGATAATGCCAATTATTTAAAAGAAGGCTTGAAAAAGTTAGGCTACGATATTGGTGCCTCTGAAACACCAATCACTCCAGTAATTATTGGAGATGAAAAGAAAACACAAGAATTCAGCAAACGTTTAAAAGATGAAGGCGTTTATGTGAAATCTATCGCATTCCCAACAGTACCTCGCGGAACTGGACGAGTACGTAATATGCCTACAGCAGCGCATACTAAAGAGATGCTAGATGAAGCATTAAATG
- the tuf gene encoding elongation factor Tu, with the protein MAKEKFDRSKEHANIGTIGHVDHGKTTLTAAIATVLAKNGDTVAQSYDMIDNAPEEKERGITINTSHIEYQTDKRHYAHVDCPGHADYVKNMITGAAQMDGGILVVSAADGPMPQTREHILLSRNVGVPALVVFLNKADMVDDEELLELVEMEVRDLLSEYDFPGDDVPVIVGSALKALEGDAEYEQRILDLMQAVDDYIPTPERDSDKPFMMPVEDVFSITGRGTVATGRVERGQIKVGEEVEIIGITEESMKTTVTGVEMFRKLLDYAEAGDNIGALLRGVAREDVQRGQVLAAPGSITPHTKFKADVYVLSKDEGGRHTPFFSNYRPQFYFRTTDVTGVVNLPEGTEMVMPGDNVEMTVELIAPIAIEDGTRFSIREGGRTVGSGVVTEIQQ; encoded by the coding sequence ATGGCTAAAGAAAAATTCGATCGCTCAAAAGAACATGCCAATATTGGTACTATCGGTCACGTTGACCATGGTAAAACAACTTTAACAGCTGCAATTGCAACTGTATTAGCAAAAAATGGTGACACTGTAGCACAATCATATGACATGATTGACAACGCTCCAGAAGAAAAAGAACGTGGTATTACAATCAATACTTCACACATCGAGTATCAAACTGACAAACGTCACTATGCTCACGTTGACTGCCCAGGACACGCTGACTATGTTAAAAACATGATCACTGGTGCTGCTCAAATGGACGGCGGTATCTTAGTAGTATCTGCTGCAGATGGTCCAATGCCACAAACTCGTGAACACATCTTGTTATCACGTAACGTTGGTGTACCAGCTTTAGTTGTATTCTTAAACAAAGCTGACATGGTTGACGACGAAGAATTATTAGAATTAGTTGAAATGGAAGTTCGTGACTTATTATCTGAATATGACTTCCCTGGTGACGATGTACCAGTTATCGTTGGTTCTGCATTGAAAGCTTTAGAAGGCGATGCTGAATACGAACAAAGAATCTTAGACTTAATGCAAGCAGTTGATGACTACATTCCAACTCCAGAACGTGACTCTGATAAACCATTCATGATGCCAGTTGAGGACGTATTCTCAATCACTGGTCGTGGTACTGTTGCTACAGGCCGTGTTGAACGTGGTCAAATCAAAGTCGGTGAAGAAGTTGAAATCATCGGTATCACTGAAGAAAGCATGAAAACTACAGTTACAGGTGTAGAAATGTTCCGTAAATTATTAGACTACGCTGAAGCTGGTGACAACATTGGTGCTTTATTACGTGGTGTTGCACGTGAAGACGTACAACGTGGACAAGTATTAGCAGCTCCTGGCTCTATTACTCCACACACTAAATTTAAAGCTGATGTTTATGTTTTATCTAAAGACGAAGGTGGACGTCATACTCCATTCTTCTCTAACTACCGCCCACAATTCTACTTCCGTACTACTGACGTAACAGGCGTTGTTAACTTACCAGAAGGTACTGAAATGGTTATGCCTGGCGATAACGTAGAAATGACTGTTGAATTGATTGCTCCAATCGCAATCGAAGACGGTACTCGTTTCTCTATCCGTGAAGGTGGACGTACTGTAGGATCAGGCGTTGTTACTGAAATCCAACAATAA
- the rpoC gene encoding DNA-directed RNA polymerase subunit beta': MKIGLASPEKIRSWSYGEVKKPETINYRTLKPEKDGLFCERIFGPTKDWECSCGKYKRVRYKGMVCDRCGVEVTKSKVRRERMGHIELAAPVSHIWYFKGIPSRMGLLLDMSPRSLEEVIYFASYVVVDPGPTGLEKKSLLSEAEYREYYDKYPGQFVAKMGAEGIKDLLAEIDLDEELKELRTELESATGQRLTRAIKRLEVVESFRNSGNDPSWMILDVLPIIPPEIRPMVQLDGGRFATSDLNDLYRRVINRNNRLKRLLDLGAPGIIVQNEKRMLQEAVDALIDNGRRGRPVTGPGNRPLKSLSHMLKGKQGRFRQNLLGKRVDYSGRSVIAVGPSLKMYQCGLPKEMALELFKPFVMKELVQREIATNIKNAKSKIERMEDEVWDVLEDVIKEHPVLLNRAPTLHRLGIQAFEPTLVEGRAIRLHPLVTTAYNADFDGDQMAVHVPLSKEAQAEARMLMLAAQNILNPKDGKPVVTPSQDMVLGNYYLTLERKDAVNTGAIFNNTNEVLKAYQNGYVHLHTRIGLHAGSLNNPTFTAEQNNKILTTSVGKVIFNEIIPDSFAYINEPTQSNLEDKTPDKYFVSATELGEGGLKEYFAEQELVEPFNKKFLGNIIAEVFNRFSITDTSMMLDRMKDLGFKYSSKAGITVGVSDIIVLPDKQEILDEHEKLVERVQKQYNRGLITEDERYNAVIEIWTDAKDEIQSRLMKSLEKTNPIFMMSDSGARGNASNFTQLAGMRGLMAAPSGKIIEMPITSSFREGLTVLEYFISTHGARKGLADTALKTADSGYLTRRLVDVAQDVIVREEDCGTDRGLLVSDIKEGTEMIEPFIERIEGRYSKETVRHPETDEVLVEPDQLITPEIAKRITDAGIEQMYIRSAFTCNTRHGVCEKCYGKNLATGEKVEVGEAVGTIAAQSIGEPGTQLTMRTFHTGGVAGSDITQGLPRIQEIFEARNPKGQAVITDIEGTVEDIKLAKDRQQEIVIKGANETRSYLASGTSRLKVEKGQHVERGEVLTEGSIEPKNYLAVAGLNATESYLLKEVQKVYRMQGVEIDDKHVEVMVRQMLRKVRIIEAGDTKLLPGSLVDIHNFTDANREAFKERKRPATAKPVLLGITKASLETESFLSAASFQETTRVLTDAAIKGKRDDLLGLKENVIIGKLIPAGTGMRRYSEAKYDKHVDPMVEEAIEELAESNTPQQ; encoded by the coding sequence ATGAAAATCGGCCTTGCTTCACCTGAAAAGATTCGTTCTTGGTCGTATGGTGAGGTTAAGAAACCTGAAACTATCAACTATCGTACTTTAAAACCTGAAAAAGATGGTTTGTTCTGTGAAAGAATTTTCGGACCTACAAAAGATTGGGAATGTAGTTGCGGTAAGTATAAACGCGTGCGTTATAAAGGCATGGTTTGTGACCGTTGTGGTGTAGAAGTAACTAAATCTAAAGTACGTCGTGAAAGAATGGGCCATATTGAGCTAGCGGCTCCTGTATCACATATTTGGTACTTTAAAGGTATTCCAAGTCGTATGGGACTATTATTAGATATGTCTCCTAGATCATTAGAAGAAGTTATCTATTTTGCTTCTTACGTGGTTGTAGACCCAGGTCCAACTGGTTTAGAGAAAAAATCATTGCTTTCTGAAGCAGAATACAGAGAATACTATGATAAATATCCTGGTCAATTCGTTGCTAAAATGGGCGCTGAAGGTATTAAAGACTTACTAGCAGAAATCGATTTAGATGAAGAATTGAAAGAATTGCGTACTGAATTAGAATCAGCTACTGGCCAAAGATTGACACGTGCAATCAAACGTTTAGAAGTAGTTGAATCATTCAGAAACTCAGGTAACGATCCTTCATGGATGATTTTGGATGTACTTCCAATTATTCCTCCAGAAATTCGTCCAATGGTACAATTAGACGGCGGACGTTTTGCAACAAGTGACTTGAACGACTTATATCGTCGTGTTATCAACCGTAACAACCGTTTGAAACGTTTATTAGACTTAGGTGCTCCTGGCATCATTGTTCAAAACGAAAAACGTATGTTGCAAGAAGCAGTTGATGCTTTAATCGATAACGGTCGTCGCGGTCGTCCAGTTACAGGCCCAGGTAACCGTCCATTAAAATCACTTTCACATATGTTGAAAGGTAAACAAGGACGTTTCCGTCAAAACTTATTAGGTAAACGTGTTGACTATTCAGGCCGTTCAGTTATCGCAGTAGGACCAAGCTTGAAAATGTATCAATGTGGTCTGCCTAAAGAAATGGCGTTAGAATTATTCAAACCTTTCGTTATGAAAGAATTAGTTCAACGCGAAATTGCGACAAATATCAAAAATGCTAAAAGTAAAATTGAACGCATGGAAGATGAAGTGTGGGATGTTTTAGAAGATGTTATCAAAGAACACCCAGTTCTATTAAACCGTGCGCCTACTTTACACAGATTAGGTATCCAAGCTTTCGAACCTACATTGGTTGAAGGCCGTGCCATTCGTTTGCATCCATTGGTAACAACAGCATATAACGCTGACTTCGATGGTGACCAAATGGCGGTACACGTACCTTTATCTAAAGAAGCACAAGCAGAAGCACGTATGTTGATGCTTGCAGCTCAAAACATCTTGAACCCTAAAGACGGTAAACCAGTAGTTACACCATCACAAGATATGGTATTAGGTAACTATTACCTTACTTTAGAACGTAAAGATGCAGTGAATACTGGAGCTATCTTTAATAACACAAATGAAGTCTTAAAAGCCTACCAAAACGGTTATGTGCACTTACACACACGTATCGGACTTCATGCAGGTTCATTAAACAACCCAACATTTACTGCAGAACAAAACAATAAAATTCTTACAACTTCAGTTGGTAAAGTTATTTTCAATGAAATCATTCCAGATTCATTTGCATATATTAACGAACCAACACAATCAAACTTAGAAGATAAAACTCCCGATAAATATTTCGTAAGTGCTACTGAACTTGGTGAAGGCGGCTTGAAAGAGTACTTTGCTGAACAAGAATTAGTAGAACCATTTAATAAAAAATTCTTAGGAAATATTATCGCCGAAGTCTTCAATCGTTTCAGCATTACTGATACTTCTATGATGCTTGACCGTATGAAAGACTTAGGTTTCAAATATTCTTCTAAAGCCGGTATTACTGTTGGTGTATCTGACATCATCGTATTACCAGATAAACAAGAAATTTTAGACGAGCATGAAAAATTAGTTGAACGTGTTCAAAAACAATATAATCGTGGTTTAATCACTGAAGATGAACGTTACAATGCTGTCATTGAAATTTGGACAGATGCTAAGGATGAAATTCAAAGTCGATTGATGAAATCCTTAGAGAAAACTAACCCAATCTTCATGATGAGTGACTCTGGTGCCCGTGGTAACGCATCTAACTTTACTCAGTTAGCCGGTATGCGTGGTTTAATGGCTGCACCATCAGGTAAAATTATCGAAATGCCTATCACATCTTCATTCCGTGAAGGTTTAACAGTATTAGAGTACTTTATCTCTACTCACGGTGCGCGTAAAGGTCTTGCCGATACAGCACTTAAAACTGCCGATTCAGGTTACCTTACACGTCGTTTGGTTGACGTTGCTCAAGACGTTATTGTTCGTGAAGAAGATTGCGGAACTGACCGCGGCTTACTTGTTTCTGATATCAAAGAAGGCACAGAAATGATTGAACCATTCATCGAACGTATTGAAGGACGTTATTCTAAAGAGACAGTTCGTCACCCTGAAACAGATGAAGTATTAGTAGAACCTGATCAATTGATTACACCAGAAATTGCAAAACGTATTACAGATGCAGGTATTGAGCAAATGTATATCCGTTCAGCATTTACATGTAACACACGTCATGGTGTTTGTGAAAAATGTTATGGTAAAAACCTTGCAACTGGTGAAAAAGTTGAAGTTGGTGAAGCAGTCGGTACAATCGCTGCACAATCTATCGGTGAACCAGGTACACAACTTACAATGCGTACCTTCCATACAGGTGGGGTAGCCGGAAGCGATATCACACAAGGTCTTCCACGTATTCAAGAGATCTTCGAAGCACGTAACCCTAAAGGTCAAGCAGTTATTACTGACATTGAAGGTACAGTAGAAGATATTAAACTTGCGAAAGACCGTCAACAAGAAATCGTGATTAAAGGTGCTAACGAAACAAGATCTTATCTTGCTTCAGGTACATCACGCTTGAAAGTTGAAAAAGGACAACACGTTGAACGTGGTGAAGTCTTGACAGAAGGTTCAATCGAGCCTAAGAACTATTTAGCAGTAGCTGGTTTAAATGCTACAGAAAGCTACTTGCTTAAAGAAGTTCAAAAAGTTTACCGTATGCAAGGTGTTGAAATCGACGATAAACACGTTGAAGTAATGGTACGTCAAATGTTACGTAAAGTTCGTATTATCGAAGCTGGCGATACTAAATTATTACCAGGTTCACTTGTGGACATCCACAACTTTACTGATGCGAACCGCGAAGCATTCAAAGAACGCAAACGTCCAGCAACTGCTAAACCAGTATTGCTTGGTATTACTAAAGCGTCTCTTGAAACAGAAAGCTTCTTATCTGCTGCATCATTCCAAGAAACAACTCGTGTTCTTACAGATGCTGCAATCAAAGGTAAACGTGACGACTTGCTCGGCCTTAAAGAAAACGTTATTATCGGTAAATTAATTCCAGCTGGTACAGGCATGAGACGTTATAGCGAAGCTAAATACGACAAACATGTCGATCCAATGGTAGAAGAAGCAATCGAAGAACTTGCTGAATCTAACACACCACAACAATAA
- a CDS encoding M20 family metallopeptidase translates to MINWYQLAHDKEKTMIQIRRHLHQYPELSFEESHTHDYIVNQLEQLSCEIRRPVGKNGIVATFKGQGDGPTVALRADFDALPITELNDKPYRSKNEGCMHACGHDGHTAILLGVAEVINEHLAYLNGNVVLIFQYGEEIVPGGAQQMIDDGCLEGVDRVYGNHLWSGYPTGIIYSRPGAMMASPDEFTIKITGKGGHGAKPHETIDPIVILAEFILSAQKIVSRTVDPVKQAVVTFGMIQAGSSDSVIPDSAVCKGTVRTFDAEIQNHIMTKLDKLLQGLAVANDIEYKLDYERGYVPVHNNPQAYEIVKEAADDLNLRFTKADMMMVGEDFSAYQRVRPGAFFLTGCGNHKKGTDHPHHSPYFDIDEAAMKYAASEFLKILELEEVLKPERL, encoded by the coding sequence ATGATTAACTGGTATCAGCTTGCACATGATAAAGAAAAAACAATGATTCAAATTAGACGACACCTGCACCAGTACCCCGAGCTTTCTTTTGAAGAAAGTCATACACATGATTATATTGTGAATCAGTTAGAACAGCTTTCATGCGAGATTCGTCGTCCTGTCGGTAAAAATGGCATTGTCGCGACCTTCAAGGGACAAGGAGATGGACCTACAGTTGCATTGCGTGCTGATTTCGATGCATTACCAATTACAGAACTGAATGACAAACCTTATCGTTCTAAAAATGAAGGATGTATGCACGCATGTGGTCACGATGGACATACTGCTATTTTATTAGGTGTAGCGGAAGTGATTAATGAACATCTCGCGTATTTAAATGGCAACGTTGTTTTGATTTTCCAATATGGCGAAGAGATTGTGCCTGGAGGAGCGCAACAAATGATTGATGACGGCTGTTTAGAAGGTGTCGACCGTGTTTACGGCAATCATTTATGGAGTGGCTACCCAACAGGAATAATCTATTCTCGTCCTGGTGCTATGATGGCTTCTCCTGACGAGTTTACGATTAAGATTACTGGAAAAGGAGGGCATGGAGCCAAACCGCATGAAACGATTGACCCTATTGTCATCTTGGCTGAATTTATTTTAAGTGCTCAAAAAATCGTCTCGCGTACGGTGGATCCTGTTAAACAGGCTGTTGTGACATTCGGCATGATTCAAGCAGGGTCATCAGATAGTGTTATTCCTGACTCAGCAGTTTGTAAAGGCACAGTACGGACATTTGATGCAGAAATTCAAAATCATATTATGACGAAGTTGGATAAGTTGCTGCAAGGCTTAGCAGTCGCTAATGATATCGAATATAAATTAGATTACGAACGTGGATATGTACCTGTGCACAATAATCCGCAAGCTTATGAAATTGTAAAAGAAGCGGCAGATGATTTAAATTTACGCTTTACTAAAGCAGATATGATGATGGTCGGAGAAGACTTTTCAGCCTATCAACGCGTGCGTCCGGGCGCTTTCTTTTTAACAGGTTGCGGTAACCATAAGAAAGGTACTGACCACCCTCATCATAGTCCCTATTTTGATATTGATGAAGCGGCGATGAAATATGCGGCAAGTGAGTTTTTAAAGATATTAGAATTGGAAGAAGTTTTAAAGCCTGAAAGATTATAA
- the rpsG gene encoding 30S ribosomal protein S7, with product MPRKGSVPKRDVLPDPIHNSKLVTKLINKIMLDGKRGTAQRILYSAFDIVQERSGRDAIEVFEEAINNIMPVLEVKARRVGGSNYQVPVEVRPERRTTLGLRWLVNYSRLRGEKTMEERLANEILDAANNTGGAVKKREDTHKMAEANKAFAHYRW from the coding sequence ATGCCTCGTAAAGGATCAGTACCAAAAAGAGACGTTTTACCAGATCCAATTCACAACTCTAAGTTAGTGACTAAATTGATTAACAAAATCATGTTAGACGGTAAACGCGGAACAGCTCAAAGAATTCTTTATTCAGCATTCGACATCGTTCAAGAACGTAGTGGTCGTGATGCAATTGAAGTATTCGAAGAAGCTATCAACAACATTATGCCAGTATTAGAAGTTAAAGCTCGCCGTGTAGGTGGCTCTAACTACCAAGTACCAGTAGAAGTTCGTCCAGAACGTCGTACTACTTTAGGTTTACGTTGGTTAGTTAACTATTCACGTCTTCGTGGTGAAAAAACTATGGAAGAACGTTTAGCTAACGAAATCTTAGATGCAGCTAACAATACAGGTGGCGCAGTTAAGAAACGTGAAGATACTCATAAAATGGCTGAAGCTAACAAAGCATTCGCACATTATCGCTGGTAA
- the fusA gene encoding elongation factor G has protein sequence MARDFSLEKTRNIGIMAHIDAGKTTTTERILYYTGRIHKIGETHEGASQMDWMEQEQDRGITITSAATTAQWHDYRVNIIDTPGHVDFTVEVERSLRVLDGAVTVLDAQSGVEPQTETVWRQATTYGVPRIVFVNKMDKLGANFEYSVSTLHDRLQANAQPIQLPIGAEDEFEAIIDLVTMKCYQYNGDFGEEVVEIEIPDDYKDKAAEARESLIESVAEANEELMEKYLEGEEITIDELKAAIRQATLDIEFYPVLCGTAFKNKGVQLMLDAVIDYLPSPLDVKAIVGHHADNPDEEVVAPPDDDADFAALAFKVMTDPYVGKLTFFRVYSGTLNSGSYVKNSTKDKRERVGRLLQMHANTRKEISTVYSGDIAAAVGLKETGTGDTLCGEKNDIILESMEFPEPVIHLSVEPKSKADQDKMTQALVKLQEEDPTFHAHTDEETGQVIIGGMGELHLDILVDRMKKEFNVEANVGAPMVSYRETFKTPAKVQGKFSRQSGGRGQYGDVHIEFTPNEVGAGFEFENAIVGGVVPREYIPSVEAGLKDAMENGVVAGYPLIDVKAKLYDGSYHDVDSSEMAFKIAASLALKEAAKVADPVILEPMMKVEILMPEEYMGDIMGDVTSRRGRVDGMEARGNAQMVRAFVPLSEMFGYATSLRSNTQGRGTYTMYFDHYEEVPKSIAEDIIKKNKGE, from the coding sequence ATGGCTAGAGACTTTTCTTTGGAAAAAACTCGTAACATTGGTATCATGGCTCACATTGACGCTGGTAAAACTACAACTACTGAACGTATCTTGTACTATACTGGTCGTATCCATAAAATTGGTGAAACTCACGAAGGGGCTTCACAAATGGACTGGATGGAACAAGAACAAGACCGTGGTATCACTATCACATCAGCAGCAACAACTGCTCAATGGCATGATTATCGTGTAAACATCATCGACACACCAGGACACGTAGACTTCACAGTTGAAGTTGAACGTTCTTTACGTGTACTTGATGGTGCTGTAACAGTACTTGATGCACAATCAGGTGTTGAACCACAAACTGAAACAGTTTGGCGCCAAGCAACAACTTATGGTGTTCCACGTATCGTATTCGTTAACAAAATGGACAAATTAGGTGCAAACTTCGAATATTCAGTAAGCACTTTGCATGACCGTTTACAAGCGAATGCACAACCGATTCAATTACCAATCGGTGCAGAAGACGAATTTGAAGCAATCATTGATTTAGTAACAATGAAATGCTACCAATATAACGGCGACTTCGGTGAAGAAGTTGTTGAAATTGAAATTCCAGATGACTATAAAGACAAAGCTGCAGAAGCTCGTGAATCATTGATCGAATCTGTTGCTGAAGCTAATGAAGAATTAATGGAAAAATACCTTGAAGGTGAAGAAATCACTATTGATGAATTGAAAGCAGCAATCCGTCAAGCTACTTTGGATATTGAATTCTATCCTGTACTTTGCGGTACTGCATTCAAAAACAAAGGTGTTCAATTAATGTTAGACGCAGTAATTGACTACTTACCTTCACCATTAGATGTTAAAGCTATCGTTGGTCATCATGCTGACAACCCTGATGAAGAAGTTGTCGCACCACCTGATGATGATGCAGATTTCGCTGCATTAGCATTTAAAGTTATGACTGACCCATATGTTGGTAAATTAACATTCTTCCGTGTGTACTCTGGTACTTTAAACTCAGGTTCATACGTTAAAAACTCTACTAAAGACAAACGTGAACGTGTAGGTCGTTTATTACAAATGCACGCTAACACTCGTAAAGAAATCAGCACAGTTTATTCAGGAGATATCGCTGCTGCGGTAGGTCTTAAAGAAACTGGTACTGGTGATACTTTATGCGGTGAGAAAAATGACATTATCTTGGAATCAATGGAATTCCCAGAACCTGTTATTCACTTGTCAGTAGAACCAAAATCTAAAGCTGACCAAGATAAAATGACTCAAGCTTTAGTTAAACTACAAGAAGAAGACCCAACATTCCATGCTCACACTGATGAAGAAACTGGACAAGTTATCATCGGCGGTATGGGTGAACTTCACTTAGATATCCTTGTAGACCGTATGAAAAAAGAATTTAACGTTGAAGCTAACGTTGGTGCGCCAATGGTTTCATACCGTGAAACATTCAAAACACCAGCTAAAGTTCAAGGTAAATTCTCTCGTCAATCTGGTGGTCGTGGTCAATATGGTGATGTTCATATTGAATTCACACCTAACGAAGTCGGCGCTGGTTTCGAATTCGAAAACGCTATCGTCGGTGGTGTAGTTCCTCGTGAATATATCCCATCAGTTGAAGCTGGTCTTAAAGATGCTATGGAAAACGGTGTAGTAGCTGGTTATCCATTAATCGACGTTAAAGCTAAGCTTTACGATGGTTCTTACCATGATGTCGATTCATCTGAAATGGCCTTCAAAATCGCTGCTTCATTAGCGCTTAAAGAAGCTGCTAAAGTTGCAGATCCAGTAATCTTAGAACCAATGATGAAAGTAGAAATCTTAATGCCTGAAGAATACATGGGTGACATCATGGGTGACGTAACATCTCGTCGTGGACGCGTAGATGGTATGGAAGCTCGCGGTAACGCTCAAATGGTTCGTGCATTCGTTCCACTTTCAGAAATGTTCGGTTACGCAACTTCATTACGTTCTAACACTCAAGGTCGCGGAACTTACACTATGTACTTCGATCATTATGAAGAGGTACCAAAATCAATTGCAGAAGATATCATCAAGAAAAATAAAGGTGAATAA